A region from the Mycolicibacterium phlei genome encodes:
- a CDS encoding ABC transporter permease, translating to MTALKQRLNRSPLVWPAVALVALLAVNVLLTPSFLKIRVQDGHLFGSLIDILRNGAPTMLVALGMTLVIASRGIDLSVGAVVAVSGALTCAHIAAAPDPAATATVLTAMGIALAVAAALGLWNGTLVSVFGVQPIIATLVLMTAGRGIALFITDGQIVTTASAPFKVLGAGYALGLPVAILVSLTVFALVGVLTRRTALGMLLESVGVNPEASRLAGVRLRSIVFAVYVFSALCAGVAGLMIASNISAADANNAGLWIEMDAILAVVIGGTSLLGGRFSLTGTILGALIIQTLTTTVYTAGITPETTLVFKALVVIAVCLLQSPRFRARLSRRRTPPPAPAGATTDTARPLEIPTASTPAMVVAK from the coding sequence ATGACGGCCCTCAAGCAGCGGTTGAACCGCTCGCCGCTGGTGTGGCCCGCGGTGGCCCTGGTGGCCCTGCTGGCCGTGAATGTGCTTCTGACACCCAGTTTTCTGAAGATCCGGGTGCAGGACGGCCATCTGTTCGGCAGCCTGATCGACATCCTGCGCAACGGCGCACCGACCATGCTCGTCGCGCTCGGCATGACCCTGGTGATCGCCTCGCGCGGTATCGACCTGTCCGTCGGCGCGGTGGTCGCCGTCAGCGGGGCGCTGACCTGCGCCCACATCGCCGCGGCCCCGGATCCCGCGGCCACCGCGACCGTGCTGACCGCGATGGGGATCGCGCTCGCCGTGGCGGCCGCACTCGGACTGTGGAACGGCACGCTGGTGTCGGTCTTCGGGGTGCAGCCCATCATCGCGACGCTGGTGCTGATGACGGCGGGCCGCGGGATCGCGCTGTTCATCACCGACGGTCAGATCGTCACGACCGCCAGCGCCCCGTTCAAGGTGCTCGGCGCCGGCTACGCGCTGGGCCTGCCCGTCGCGATCCTGGTGAGCCTGACCGTCTTCGCCCTCGTCGGCGTGCTCACCCGGCGCACCGCGCTGGGCATGCTGCTCGAGTCGGTGGGCGTCAACCCCGAGGCCAGCAGGCTGGCCGGGGTGCGGTTGCGGTCCATCGTGTTCGCGGTCTACGTCTTCAGTGCGCTGTGCGCCGGGGTGGCCGGGCTGATGATCGCCTCGAACATCTCGGCCGCCGACGCCAACAACGCGGGACTGTGGATCGAGATGGACGCGATCCTCGCCGTCGTCATCGGCGGCACCTCACTGCTCGGCGGGCGGTTCAGCCTGACCGGAACGATCCTGGGCGCCTTGATCATTCAGACCCTCACCACGACGGTCTACACCGCGGGCATCACCCCGGAGACGACGCTGGTCTTCAAGGCGCTCGTCGTGATCGCGGTGTGCCTGCTGCAGTCGCCGCGGTTCAGGGCCCGGCTGTCGCGCCGCCGCACCCCGCCGCCCGCCCCGGCGGGCGCGACCACGGACACCGCGCGGCCGCTGGAGATCCCCACCGCGTCCACACCGGCGATGGTGGTGGCCAAATGA
- a CDS encoding ABC transporter permease subunit, whose amino-acid sequence MSVQTAVRPGAVAVAVGRRLTGRYLSPLASLGLLLVMFAAVVVRYDFASPAQVFLNLFVDNAYLIVLAVGMTFVILTGGIDLSVGSVVALSTVILASALKAHWPMPLAVLTVLVVGPTLGLLMGLVIEYFDVQPFIATLAGMFLARGLCYVISVDTLPIEDPVLRAIGLHYVYLYEDKFIRWSVVIAAVVVAAAVYLLHRTRFGRTVYAVGGNRQSAQLMGLNVSRARVGVYAVSGFCAALAGLLLAVQKLSGYSLNGIGLELDAIAAAVVGGVLLSGGVGFVLGSVVGVLVLGTIQTFVTAENLDSYWTRIMTGVLLLVFVLVQRLVVRKPR is encoded by the coding sequence ATGAGCGTGCAGACCGCGGTCCGGCCCGGTGCCGTCGCCGTCGCGGTGGGCAGGCGGCTCACCGGGCGCTACCTGTCCCCGCTGGCCTCCCTGGGGCTGCTGCTGGTCATGTTCGCCGCCGTGGTGGTGCGCTACGACTTCGCCAGCCCCGCCCAGGTGTTCCTGAACCTGTTCGTGGACAACGCCTATCTGATCGTGCTGGCTGTCGGGATGACGTTTGTGATCCTCACCGGCGGCATCGACCTGTCGGTCGGCTCGGTGGTGGCGCTGTCCACCGTCATCCTGGCCAGTGCGCTTAAGGCGCACTGGCCGATGCCGCTGGCCGTGCTGACCGTGCTGGTGGTCGGGCCCACGCTGGGCCTGCTGATGGGACTGGTCATCGAGTACTTCGACGTGCAGCCCTTCATCGCCACGCTGGCCGGAATGTTCCTGGCGCGCGGGCTGTGCTACGTGATCAGCGTCGACACCCTGCCCATCGAGGATCCCGTGCTGCGCGCCATCGGGCTGCACTACGTCTACCTCTACGAGGACAAGTTCATCCGATGGTCGGTCGTCATCGCGGCCGTCGTCGTGGCCGCCGCGGTCTACCTGCTGCACCGGACCCGGTTCGGCCGCACCGTGTACGCCGTCGGCGGGAACCGGCAGTCGGCACAGCTGATGGGCCTCAACGTCTCCCGCGCCCGGGTCGGGGTGTACGCGGTCAGCGGGTTCTGCGCGGCGCTGGCCGGCCTGCTGCTGGCCGTGCAGAAACTGTCCGGCTACAGCCTCAACGGCATCGGCCTGGAACTCGACGCGATCGCCGCCGCGGTCGTGGGCGGGGTGCTGCTCTCCGGCGGAGTCGGGTTCGTCCTCGGCTCGGTTGTCGGGGTCCTGGTGCTCGGCACGATACAAACATTCGTGACCGCGGAGAACCTGGACTCCTACTGGACCCGGATCATGACCGGCGTCCTGCTCCTGGTCTTCGTGCTTGTACAGCGCCTAGTAGTCAGGAAGCCCCGATGA
- a CDS encoding LacI family DNA-binding transcriptional regulator, whose translation MSTQPTRSAKPVMADVARLAGVSHQTVSRVINGSPSIRPETKAKVERAIAELGYRPNTAARALVTRRSGIVGIIGSNSGLYGPSSIQRSVQEAARAAGYFSSLVPLDEVTPDELHSALDHLTRQSVEAIVMIVGQEDALEVVHAASAGVPLIVVEGDLSGRGLTVGVDQVRGAQMATCHLIDLGHRVIEHVAGPLSYTEAKGRRAGYEATMREAGLTPGRLWEGDWTAESGYRIGLDLLRNREATAVFVANDQMAIGVMHAFAEAGVRVPDDVSIVGFDDIPEAAYLNPALTTVRQDFHVLGRRAIELVAKALEGAPADMPLLTPELIVRSSTAPPEETQ comes from the coding sequence ATGAGCACTCAGCCCACCCGTTCGGCGAAGCCCGTGATGGCCGACGTCGCGCGTCTGGCCGGCGTCAGTCACCAGACCGTCTCCCGAGTCATCAACGGCTCGCCCAGCATCCGCCCCGAGACCAAGGCCAAGGTGGAGCGCGCGATCGCCGAACTCGGCTACCGGCCCAACACCGCCGCCCGCGCCCTGGTCACCCGGCGCTCGGGCATCGTCGGCATCATCGGATCCAACAGCGGACTCTACGGACCCTCCAGCATCCAGCGCTCCGTCCAGGAGGCGGCCCGCGCCGCCGGCTACTTCTCCAGCCTGGTGCCGCTGGACGAGGTGACCCCCGACGAACTGCACAGCGCCCTGGACCATCTCACCCGCCAATCGGTCGAGGCGATCGTGATGATCGTCGGCCAGGAGGACGCACTGGAGGTGGTGCACGCCGCCAGCGCCGGGGTGCCGCTGATCGTCGTCGAGGGCGATCTGTCCGGGCGCGGGCTCACCGTCGGGGTCGACCAGGTCCGGGGCGCCCAGATGGCCACCTGCCACCTCATCGACCTCGGCCACCGGGTGATCGAGCACGTGGCGGGCCCGCTGAGCTACACCGAGGCCAAGGGCCGCCGCGCCGGCTACGAGGCGACGATGCGGGAGGCCGGGCTCACTCCCGGCCGGCTGTGGGAGGGCGACTGGACCGCCGAGAGCGGCTACCGGATCGGCCTCGATCTGCTCCGAAACCGGGAAGCCACAGCCGTTTTCGTCGCCAACGACCAGATGGCCATCGGGGTGATGCACGCGTTCGCGGAGGCCGGGGTGCGGGTGCCCGACGACGTGAGCATCGTCGGCTTCGACGACATCCCCGAGGCCGCCTACCTCAACCCCGCGCTGACCACCGTCCGGCAGGACTTCCACGTCCTCGGCAGGCGGGCCATCGAACTGGTGGCCAAGGCGCTGGAGGGCGCACCCGCCGACATGCCGCTGCTGACCCCCGAACTGATTGTCCGTTCCAGTACCGCACCGCCCGAGGAGACTCAGTGA
- the araB gene encoding ribulokinase, translating to MSSQKSTDSEKYTVGIDFGTLSGRALVVRVSDGREIASAEHAYRHGVVTDTLPGGAVTLPAQWALQVPSDYIDVLRTAVPEAVARAGIDPADVVGVGTDFTACTMVPVRADGTPLCELDGFADRPHAYAKLWRHHSPQPQADRINAVAAARGESWLPRYGGLISSEWEFAKGLEIFDEDPLVYAAMDRFVEGADWIVWQLTGTYLRNACSAGYKGIRQDGRYPSREFLAEVRPGFENFVTDKLDQPIGRLGQRAGGLSAQAAAWTGLPEGIAVAVGNVDAHVTVAAADALDAGKLVAIMGTSTCHVMNSDVLRHVPGMCGVVRDGISDGSWGYEAGQSGVGDIFAWFVDNCVPESYQVEARRRGISLHEHLTELAGQQRVGQHGLVALDWHSGNRSVLVDHELSGVMIGQTLATTCVDMYRALLEATAFGTRMIVETFVDSGVPVNELVVAGGLLKNRLLMQIYADVVGLPLSVVPSAQAPALGSAIHAAAAAGVYPDVPAAAARMGRRIHNAYTPIPENAAAYDRLYREYVAAYEWFGRGNEMMRRLRRIGTRETLGATA from the coding sequence GTGAGCTCGCAGAAGTCCACGGATTCCGAAAAGTACACGGTAGGAATCGATTTCGGCACCCTGTCGGGCAGGGCGCTGGTGGTCCGGGTCAGCGACGGCCGCGAGATCGCCAGCGCCGAGCACGCCTACCGCCACGGCGTCGTCACCGACACCCTGCCCGGCGGGGCCGTCACCCTGCCCGCGCAGTGGGCGCTGCAGGTCCCGTCCGACTACATCGACGTGCTGCGCACCGCCGTACCCGAGGCGGTGGCGCGCGCGGGCATCGACCCGGCCGACGTCGTCGGCGTCGGCACCGACTTCACCGCCTGCACCATGGTTCCGGTGCGCGCCGACGGCACCCCGCTGTGCGAACTCGACGGCTTCGCCGACCGTCCGCACGCCTACGCCAAACTGTGGCGCCATCACTCACCGCAGCCGCAGGCCGACCGCATCAACGCCGTCGCCGCCGCGCGCGGTGAGAGCTGGCTGCCCCGCTACGGCGGCCTGATCTCCAGCGAGTGGGAATTCGCCAAGGGCCTGGAGATCTTCGACGAGGACCCGCTGGTCTACGCGGCGATGGACCGCTTCGTCGAGGGCGCCGACTGGATCGTGTGGCAACTGACCGGAACCTATCTGCGCAACGCGTGCAGCGCCGGGTACAAGGGCATTCGGCAGGACGGCAGGTACCCGTCGCGCGAGTTCCTCGCCGAGGTGCGGCCCGGCTTCGAGAACTTCGTCACCGACAAACTGGACCAGCCGATCGGGCGGCTCGGCCAGCGCGCCGGTGGGCTGAGCGCGCAGGCCGCCGCGTGGACCGGCCTGCCGGAGGGCATCGCCGTCGCGGTCGGCAACGTCGACGCCCACGTCACCGTCGCGGCCGCCGACGCGCTGGACGCGGGCAAGCTCGTCGCGATCATGGGCACCTCCACCTGCCACGTGATGAATTCCGACGTGCTGCGCCACGTCCCCGGCATGTGCGGGGTGGTCCGCGACGGAATATCGGACGGCAGTTGGGGTTACGAGGCCGGGCAGTCCGGCGTCGGCGACATCTTCGCCTGGTTCGTCGACAACTGTGTGCCGGAGAGCTACCAGGTCGAGGCGCGCAGGCGGGGCATCTCGCTGCACGAGCACCTTACCGAGCTGGCCGGCCAGCAGCGGGTCGGCCAGCACGGCCTGGTCGCGCTGGACTGGCACAGCGGAAACCGTTCGGTGCTGGTCGACCACGAGCTCTCCGGGGTGATGATCGGCCAGACGCTGGCGACCACGTGCGTCGACATGTACCGGGCCCTGTTGGAGGCCACCGCATTCGGCACCCGGATGATCGTGGAGACGTTCGTCGACAGCGGCGTGCCCGTCAACGAACTCGTGGTGGCCGGCGGCCTGCTCAAGAACCGGCTGCTCATGCAGATCTACGCCGACGTCGTCGGGCTGCCGCTGTCGGTGGTGCCGTCGGCGCAGGCGCCGGCCCTGGGCTCGGCCATCCACGCGGCAGCCGCCGCCGGCGTCTACCCGGACGTGCCCGCCGCGGCGGCACGCATGGGACGGCGTATCCACAACGCCTACACCCCGATCCCCGAGAACGCGGCGGCCTACGACCGGCTGTACCGCGAATACGTGGCCGCCTACGAATGGTTCGGCCGCGGCAACGAGATGATGCGCCGCCTGCGTCGCATCGGAACACGAGAAACCCTGGGAGCAACCGCATGA